Proteins encoded in a region of the Vicia villosa cultivar HV-30 ecotype Madison, WI linkage group LG5, Vvil1.0, whole genome shotgun sequence genome:
- the LOC131601392 gene encoding protein NRT1/ PTR FAMILY 5.6-like yields MKKNKHDAKTGEVVDDDDEMKFVHDSSLDYAGKIPLRSSTGSWKASFFIIAIEFSERLSYFGIATNLGMYLAKVLHQDLTTAVKNVNYWSGVTTLMPLFGGFLADSYLGRYNTVIGSCIIYLMGLVLLTLSWFLPSLKPCAHTTTCTKPRKIHEVFFFLAIYLISIGTGGHKPALESFGADQFDDDHIKERRQKMSFFNWWNCGLCSGLILGVTLIGYIQDNVSWGAADIILLGVMAFSLLIFVIGRKIYRYRKPNGSVLAPMFQVIVAAISKRKLPYPSSPSQLYEVSKAEGNNGRFLAHTKKLKFFDKAAIVENGGNIEKEQSPWRIATVTKVEEMKLMINMIPIWIFTLPFGMCAAQTQTFFLKQGQIMDRKLGHSFEFPPASIFTISAIGMIISVAFYDKFLVPILRKITGNERGMNILQRIGFGMVFSIITMIVAALVEKKRLKIVEANPLKGSLSMSVFWLAPQFLIIGFADGFTLVGLQEYFYDQVPDSMRSFGIGLYLSVIGAANFLCGWLITIVDHVTIKNGKSWFGANLNTSRLDKFYWLLGGITTLNMFVFVFFARNYSYKTVQNVAVRDSYDGKNDHGGEEVRMV; encoded by the exons atgaagaagaacaaACATGATGCAAAAACAGGAgaagttgttgatgatgatgatgagatgaaatttgTTCATGATTCTTCTTTGGATTATGCTGGGAAAATTCCTCTTCGATCTTCAACTGGTTCTTGGAAAGCCTCTTTTTTCATTATTG cAATTGAATTTAGTGAGAGGTTGAGCTACTTTGGAATAGCAACTAATTTGGGGATGTATTTGGCAAAAGTTTTGCATCAAGATCTTACAACAGCAGTTAAGAATGTGAATTACTGGTCTGGGGTTACTACTTTGATGCCACTTTTTGGTGGATTCTTAGCTGATTCTTACTTGGGACGATACAACACTGTCATTGGATCATGCATTATTTATCTCATG GGCTTGGTGCTACTCACTCTATCATGGTTCTTACCAAGTTTAAAGCCATGTGCCCACACAACCACATGCACTAAACCAAGAAAGATTCATGAAGTCTTCTTCTTCCTAGCCATATACCTAATCTCAATAGGAACAGGAGGACACAAACCAGCTCTAGAAAGCTTTGGAGCTGATCAATTTGATGATGATCACATCAAAGAAAGAAgacaaaaaatgtcatttttcaATTGGTGGAACTGTGGACTATGTAGTGGACTCATTCTTGGAGTAACCCTTATTGGTTATATACAAGATAATGTCAGTTGGGGTGCTGCTGATATTATTCTCCTAGGTGTTATGGCTTTCTCATTGCTTATTTTTGTGATTGGAAGGAAAATCTATCGTTATAGAAAGCCAAATGGAAGTGTTTTGGCTCCAATGTTTCAAGTTATTGTTGCGGCAATATCAAAGAGAAAGCTTCCTTATCCTTCTAGTCCAAGTCAATTGTATGAAGTTTCTAAAGCTGAGGGCAATAATGGAAGATTTCTGGCTCATACCAAGAAACTCAA ATTCTTTGACAAGGCAGCAATAGTTGAAAATGGAGGAAACATAGAAAAGGAACAAAGTCCATGGAGAATTGCAACGGTGACAAAAGTTGAAGAAATGAAGCTTATGATCAACATGATTCCAATTTGGATATTCACTTTACCATTTGGAATGTGTGCTGCACAAACACAAACTTTCTTCCTCAAACAAGGTCAGATAATGGATAGAAAACTAGGACATAGTTTCGAGTTTCCACCCGCTTCAATCTTCACTATATCCGCAATCGGCATGATAATCTCCGTTGCATTCTATGACAAATTCCTCGTGCCGATCCTAAGAAAAATAACCGGAAACGAACGAGGCATGAACATTCTCCAAAGAATCGGTTTCGGAATGGTTTTCTCAATCATAACAATGATAGTAGCCGCATTGGTCGAGAAAAAAAGACTAAAAATCGTCGAGGCGAATCCATTAAAAGGCTCACTTTCAATGAGTGTTTTCTGGCTCGCGCCGCAATTTTTAATAATCGGTTTCGCCGACGGTTTTACGCTCGTCGGTTTACAAGAATACTTCTATGATCAAGTTCCGGATTCAATGAGAAGCTTTGGGATTGGACTTTACTTGAGTGTCATTGGAGCTGCAAATTTTCTATGTGGTTGGTTGATAACAATTGTGGATCATGTGacaataaaaaatggaaaaagttgGTTTGGTGCAAATTTGAATACTAGTAGGTTGGATAAATTTTATTGGCTACTTGGAGGGATAACTACATTGAacatgtttgtgtttgtgttcttTGCTAGAAATTATAGTTATAAGACTGTGCAAAATGTGGCTGTGAGGGATTCTTATGATGGAAAaaatgatcatggtggagaaGAGGTGAGAATGGtttga